The following proteins are co-located in the Nocardioides piscis genome:
- a CDS encoding SigE family RNA polymerase sigma factor, with protein MERQLDDRESFTAWATARRPRLLRTATFVTGDGGRAEDLVQEALTKVAQRWPRLREGNPDAYVRQILVRDNISWWRRNRFEVASAVPDPGRTSPGDAGVERRMLLLDALRRLTERQRAVLVLRYFGDLSEAEIAHALGVSTGTVKSTAHLALRRLRELAPELSELLAMEPS; from the coding sequence ATGGAACGGCAGCTGGACGACCGCGAGTCGTTCACGGCCTGGGCGACGGCTCGTCGTCCGCGGCTGCTGCGCACCGCGACCTTCGTCACCGGTGACGGCGGTCGGGCCGAGGATCTCGTCCAGGAGGCGCTGACCAAGGTCGCGCAACGATGGCCCCGACTGCGCGAGGGCAACCCGGACGCCTATGTCCGCCAGATCCTGGTCCGCGACAACATCTCGTGGTGGCGCCGCAACCGGTTCGAGGTCGCCTCCGCCGTGCCCGATCCGGGTCGTACGTCGCCGGGTGACGCCGGCGTCGAACGACGGATGCTGCTCCTCGACGCCCTGCGCCGGCTGACGGAGCGACAGCGGGCCGTGCTCGTCCTGCGCTATTTCGGGGACCTCAGCGAGGCCGAGATCGCGCACGCCCTCGGCGTCTCGACCGGCACCGTCAAGAGCACCGCCCACCTGGCCCTTCGCCGACTGCGCGAGCTGGCGCCCGAGCTCAGCGAACTGCTCGCCATGGAGCCCTCATGA
- a CDS encoding ATP-grasp domain-containing protein: MSSTSPDVLLATSADWPSGEPGSAALDAALDARGVASCWVVWDDPAVDWSAGLVAVRSTWDYMGRPADFLEWAGSLEQSRLLNGADVFRWNLDKLYLTRLDAVPVVPTVPADDRPSLAAAVAGFGRSVVKPRVGAGGAGVLVVDDPADERLGRDFVDHPELPMARGPWVVQPLLESVRTLGETSVFVLDGVAVSQVDKLPGGDEIRVHEHYGGVSTPVELRPEMAGLAERAMAAAAGLTGRPLDYGRVDLLHHEGEWLVSELEVTEPGLYLGVLPANADAFADLLARRLGRS; this comes from the coding sequence GTGTCCTCGACCTCCCCTGACGTGCTCCTCGCCACCAGTGCCGACTGGCCGTCGGGCGAGCCGGGCTCCGCCGCCCTCGACGCCGCCCTCGATGCCCGCGGCGTCGCGAGCTGCTGGGTGGTCTGGGACGACCCGGCCGTCGACTGGTCCGCCGGCCTCGTCGCGGTGCGATCCACGTGGGACTACATGGGTCGGCCCGCGGACTTCCTCGAGTGGGCGGGCTCGCTCGAGCAGTCGCGACTGCTCAACGGTGCCGACGTCTTCAGGTGGAACCTCGACAAGCTCTATCTGACGCGACTCGACGCGGTGCCCGTCGTGCCGACCGTCCCCGCGGACGACCGGCCATCGCTGGCAGCGGCGGTCGCCGGCTTCGGGCGATCGGTCGTCAAGCCCCGCGTCGGTGCTGGTGGTGCCGGCGTGCTCGTCGTCGACGACCCGGCCGACGAACGCCTGGGTCGCGACTTCGTCGACCACCCCGAGCTGCCGATGGCCCGCGGGCCGTGGGTCGTGCAGCCGCTGTTGGAGTCGGTGCGAACCCTCGGCGAGACCTCGGTGTTCGTGCTCGACGGCGTCGCGGTGAGCCAGGTCGACAAGCTGCCCGGTGGCGACGAGATCCGCGTGCACGAGCACTACGGCGGTGTGTCGACGCCGGTGGAGCTCCGGCCCGAGATGGCTGGGCTGGCGGAGCGCGCGATGGCTGCGGCGGCCGGCCTCACGGGCCGCCCCCTCGACTACGGCCGCGTCGACCTGCTGCACCACGAGGGGGAGTGGTTGGTCAGCGAGCTCGAGGTGACGGAGCCGGGGCTCTACCTCGGCGTACTCCCCGCCAATGCGGACGCGTTCGCCGACCTGCTCGCGCGGCGGCTGGGTCGGTCCTGA
- the thrC gene encoding threonine synthase, producing MTAVVDNPATTAGTLRDGAFGHARALVCRECKHEVELGPHYACPECFGPLEVAYDFPAVTREEIAAGPANIWRYKALLPVPSDIEQSPNMEPGFTRLLKAHNLGRELGIDNLWVKDDSTNPTNSFKDRVVACALSAARELDAKVFACPSTGNLANAVAAAGARAGIKTVVFIPSNLEKPKQVNSAVYTDKLVAVNGNYDDVNKLASEIAGEEEGWAFVNVNVRPFYAEGSKTLGYEIAEQLGWRLPDQIVIPVASGSQLTKVDKAFQELIKLGLVEDKPYKVYGAQATGCSPVSVAYKAGVDAIRPVKPDTIAKSLAIGNPADGIYVLDVCRRTGGAVEDITDDEVRDGIVLLARTEGIFTETAGGTTVGVLKKLVESGQLDTSLETVVINTGHGLKTLDAVADRVSAAATIEPTYSAFTAANLV from the coding sequence ATGACTGCTGTTGTCGACAACCCGGCCACCACCGCTGGCACCCTGCGCGACGGGGCCTTCGGGCACGCCCGTGCCCTCGTGTGCCGCGAGTGCAAGCACGAGGTCGAGCTCGGACCGCACTACGCGTGTCCGGAGTGCTTCGGCCCCCTCGAGGTCGCCTACGACTTCCCGGCCGTGACCCGGGAGGAGATCGCGGCAGGCCCGGCCAACATCTGGCGCTACAAGGCGCTGCTCCCGGTGCCGAGCGACATCGAGCAGAGCCCCAACATGGAGCCCGGCTTCACCCGGCTGCTCAAGGCCCACAACCTCGGCCGCGAGCTCGGCATCGACAACCTCTGGGTCAAGGACGACTCCACCAACCCGACCAACTCCTTCAAGGACCGCGTCGTCGCCTGCGCCCTGAGCGCGGCTCGCGAGCTCGACGCGAAGGTCTTCGCCTGCCCCTCGACAGGCAACCTCGCCAACGCCGTCGCGGCGGCCGGTGCCCGGGCCGGGATCAAGACGGTCGTCTTCATCCCGAGCAACCTCGAGAAGCCCAAGCAGGTCAACTCGGCCGTCTACACCGACAAGCTCGTCGCGGTGAACGGCAACTACGACGACGTCAACAAGCTCGCCTCCGAGATCGCCGGTGAGGAGGAGGGCTGGGCGTTCGTCAACGTCAACGTCCGCCCGTTCTATGCCGAGGGCTCCAAGACGCTGGGCTACGAGATCGCCGAGCAGCTCGGCTGGCGCCTGCCCGACCAGATCGTCATCCCCGTCGCCTCCGGCTCCCAGCTGACCAAGGTCGACAAGGCCTTCCAGGAGCTGATCAAGCTCGGGCTCGTCGAGGACAAGCCCTACAAGGTCTATGGCGCCCAGGCGACCGGCTGCTCGCCGGTCAGCGTGGCCTACAAGGCCGGCGTCGACGCCATCCGCCCGGTCAAGCCCGACACGATCGCCAAGAGCCTGGCCATCGGCAACCCCGCCGACGGCATCTACGTCCTCGACGTGTGCCGCCGCACGGGCGGTGCGGTGGAGGACATCACCGACGACGAGGTCCGTGACGGCATCGTGCTGCTCGCGCGCACCGAGGGCATCTTCACCGAGACCGCCGGTGGCACCACGGTCGGCGTGCTCAAGAAGCTCGTCGAGAGCGGACAGCTCGACACCAGCCTCGAGACGGTCGTCATCAACACCGGCCACGGCCTCAAGACGCTCGACGCGGTCGCCGACCGGGTCAGTGCCGCTGCCACCATCGAGCCCACCTACTCCGCCTTCACCGCCGCCAACCTCGTCTAG
- a CDS encoding alpha-ketoglutarate-dependent dioxygenase AlkB, whose translation MDFQSTLFAANTGDSVAGQLSPERTQLAHGAWLDVQHDWLTGADDIFAVMLAQVPWRAERRQMYDRVVDVPRLLHTYVLGEPLPHAGLEQARDRLSEHYHPELGEPFVSAGCCYYRDGRDSVAWHGDTIGRGSTHDTMVAIVSLGDPRRLCLRPRGGGDSITVTMGHGDLVVMGGSCQRTWEHAVPKVASAGPRISVQFRPLNVF comes from the coding sequence GTGGACTTCCAGTCGACCCTCTTCGCCGCCAACACCGGGGACAGCGTGGCCGGCCAGCTCTCCCCCGAGCGGACACAGCTGGCGCACGGCGCCTGGCTCGACGTCCAGCACGACTGGCTGACGGGCGCCGACGACATCTTCGCCGTCATGCTGGCGCAGGTGCCCTGGCGCGCGGAGCGGCGTCAGATGTATGACCGCGTCGTCGACGTACCTCGCCTTCTTCACACCTACGTCCTCGGTGAGCCGCTGCCGCACGCCGGCCTCGAGCAGGCCCGCGACCGGCTGAGCGAGCACTACCACCCCGAGCTCGGCGAGCCGTTCGTCAGCGCCGGCTGCTGCTACTACCGCGACGGACGCGACTCCGTCGCCTGGCACGGAGACACGATCGGTCGCGGCAGCACCCACGACACCATGGTCGCCATCGTCTCCCTGGGCGACCCCCGCCGGCTGTGCCTGCGCCCGCGCGGTGGGGGTGACTCGATCACTGTGACGATGGGCCACGGCGACCTCGTCGTGATGGGCGGCTCCTGCCAGCGCACCTGGGAGCACGCCGTGCCCAAGGTGGCGTCGGCCGGCCCGCGGATCAGCGTCCAGTTCCGGCCCCTCAACGTCTTCTAG
- a CDS encoding ABC transporter ATP-binding protein, whose protein sequence is MTISGEKTAAARVRGLTKTYGKGDALVRALDDVTLDLAAGEFTAIMGPSGSGKSTLMHCCAALDTATSGEVFIGDRELGNLKDKELTRLRRDEIGFVFQSFNLVPTLTAQENILLPQSIARRKPEPAWFDTIVDTVGIRDRLGHRPNQLSGGQQQRVAVARALVSRPTIVFADEPTGNLDSQSGAEVLELLRRSADEHGQTIVMVTHDPVAASYTDRVVFLADGRIVDELRDPDRDGVLAVMAHMSAPAKG, encoded by the coding sequence ATGACGATCTCTGGGGAGAAGACCGCCGCCGCGCGCGTTCGCGGGCTGACGAAGACCTACGGCAAGGGCGACGCGCTCGTGCGCGCGCTGGACGACGTGACGCTCGACCTGGCAGCGGGCGAGTTCACCGCGATCATGGGCCCGAGCGGCTCCGGCAAGTCGACGCTGATGCACTGCTGTGCTGCGCTGGACACGGCGACGTCCGGTGAGGTCTTCATCGGGGACCGCGAGCTCGGCAACCTCAAGGACAAGGAGCTGACCCGGCTCCGCCGCGACGAGATCGGCTTCGTCTTCCAGTCCTTCAACCTGGTGCCGACGCTGACCGCGCAGGAGAACATCCTCCTCCCACAGTCGATCGCTAGGCGCAAGCCTGAACCCGCCTGGTTCGACACGATCGTCGACACCGTCGGCATCCGCGACCGCCTGGGACACCGGCCCAACCAGCTCTCGGGGGGCCAGCAGCAGCGGGTGGCCGTGGCGCGGGCGCTGGTCAGCCGACCCACGATCGTCTTCGCCGACGAGCCCACCGGCAACCTCGACTCCCAGTCCGGTGCCGAGGTCCTCGAGCTCCTCCGCAGGAGCGCGGACGAGCACGGCCAGACGATCGTCATGGTCACCCACGACCCCGTTGCCGCCTCCTACACCGATCGCGTGGTCTTCCTCGCCGACGGCAGGATCGTCGACGAGCTGCGCGATCCCGACCGCGACGGGGTGCTCGCCGTGATGGCTCACATGTCCGCCCCCGCGAAGGGCTGA
- a CDS encoding LysE/ArgO family amino acid transporter codes for MIGTALTGFGTGLSLIVAIGAQNAFVLRQGIRREHVLAVAALCAAADAALIVAGVLGIGTVVERAPLALDVLRWGGVVFLLGYAALALRRAARPHHLRVNGQGAGAGLRAALVTAAALTFLNPHVYLDTVLLLGSIANQHGSSGRWVFAAGAVTASVLWFFGLAYGARTLAPVFERPAAWRVLDGLIAVVMVAIALGLAAG; via the coding sequence GTGATCGGCACCGCCCTCACCGGCTTTGGGACCGGCCTGTCGCTCATCGTGGCCATCGGCGCGCAGAACGCGTTCGTCCTGCGCCAGGGCATCCGCCGCGAGCACGTCCTCGCGGTGGCCGCTCTCTGCGCCGCGGCCGACGCTGCCCTCATCGTGGCCGGGGTCCTCGGCATCGGGACCGTCGTCGAGCGTGCGCCCCTGGCCCTCGACGTGCTGCGCTGGGGCGGCGTGGTCTTCCTCCTCGGCTATGCGGCGCTCGCGCTCCGCCGGGCAGCTCGCCCCCACCACCTCCGCGTCAACGGCCAGGGCGCCGGGGCCGGACTGCGGGCGGCGCTCGTGACCGCCGCGGCTCTCACCTTCCTCAACCCACACGTCTATCTCGACACCGTGCTCCTGCTGGGATCGATCGCCAACCAGCACGGCTCGTCCGGCCGGTGGGTGTTCGCGGCGGGTGCGGTGACCGCGAGCGTCCTGTGGTTCTTCGGTCTGGCGTACGGCGCTCGCACCCTGGCTCCAGTCTTCGAGCGGCCGGCCGCGTGGCGGGTCCTCGACGGGTTGATCGCCGTGGTGATGGTCGCGATCGCCCTCGGCCTCGCGGCGGGGTGA
- a CDS encoding MoaD/ThiS family protein has protein sequence MSVSVRIPTILRTYTNGESEVTASGDTLAAVLDDLDANFAGIKGRVLDESGNLRRFVNVYVGNDDVRFLDNLDTPTPAGTQVSVIPAVAGGC, from the coding sequence ATGAGCGTCTCGGTCCGCATCCCGACCATCCTGCGCACCTACACCAACGGTGAGTCCGAGGTGACCGCCTCGGGCGACACCCTCGCCGCCGTGCTCGACGACCTCGACGCCAACTTCGCCGGCATCAAGGGCAGGGTGCTCGACGAGTCCGGCAACCTGCGCCGCTTCGTCAACGTCTACGTGGGCAACGACGACGTGCGCTTCCTCGACAACCTCGACACTCCGACCCCGGCCGGCACCCAGGTCTCGGTCATCCCGGCCGTCGCAGGCGGTTGCTGA
- a CDS encoding polysaccharide biosynthesis tyrosine autokinase translates to MELADYLRALRTHWRGALACVLTALVAATIFNLTQPKVYAADSSGFVAAGTGDQTASMASVSDSVAKSRAQSYIDIAKSRATAQSVIDELSLDADPSALIQQIEVFQPPETVLIRVTARASTPKSAQGLADAWVRALADQVDEIENPSGRSKEALHIVPYESAALPGAPAEPNMVRNVGLALILGLLAAVGFAVMRSMLDSRLRSATEVERQFGAPVVGQIPLHDQLMSSDGDQAPLAVLPGSASPAVSEAFRKLRTNLAFMNVDDPPRVIVVTSPQPSDGKSTVAANLAAAIALSGQPVTLIDADLRRPSVAMNLGLDTVIGLTDALVGHASISDVGQPHPDVPGLKVVVAGSIPPNPSELLGSRTLQTMIAEIARTGWVILDAPPLIPVTDAAVLSAHSDGCLVVVTHGRTNVTELEQAVSQLNAVSAKILGVVFNRGPRVADVGGYYARPGTTLPTPRVPAETVPEVSRSARGGARRAR, encoded by the coding sequence ATGGAACTCGCCGACTACCTCCGCGCGCTGCGCACCCACTGGCGCGGTGCGCTGGCCTGCGTTCTCACCGCGCTCGTCGCCGCGACGATCTTCAACCTGACCCAGCCGAAGGTCTATGCCGCCGATTCGAGCGGCTTCGTCGCCGCAGGCACCGGCGACCAGACCGCGTCGATGGCCTCGGTCTCGGACTCGGTGGCCAAGTCGCGCGCCCAGTCCTACATCGACATCGCGAAGAGCCGGGCCACCGCGCAGTCGGTGATCGACGAGCTGTCGCTGGACGCCGACCCGAGTGCGTTGATCCAGCAGATCGAGGTGTTCCAGCCGCCGGAGACGGTGCTGATCCGGGTGACCGCGCGTGCGTCCACGCCCAAGAGCGCCCAGGGCCTGGCAGACGCCTGGGTGAGGGCGTTGGCTGACCAGGTCGACGAGATCGAGAACCCGAGCGGCAGGTCGAAGGAGGCGCTGCACATCGTCCCCTACGAGTCGGCTGCACTCCCGGGCGCGCCCGCCGAGCCCAACATGGTCCGCAACGTCGGCCTGGCCCTGATCCTTGGCCTGCTCGCGGCCGTGGGGTTCGCTGTCATGCGGTCGATGCTCGACAGCCGGCTGCGCTCGGCGACCGAGGTCGAACGGCAGTTCGGTGCACCGGTGGTCGGTCAGATCCCGCTGCACGACCAGCTCATGTCCTCGGACGGTGACCAGGCGCCGTTGGCGGTCCTGCCCGGCTCGGCCTCACCTGCCGTCAGCGAGGCCTTCCGCAAGCTCCGGACCAACCTGGCCTTCATGAACGTCGACGACCCGCCTCGGGTCATCGTCGTCACGAGCCCCCAGCCCTCCGACGGCAAGTCGACCGTGGCGGCCAACCTGGCCGCGGCGATCGCCCTGAGCGGTCAGCCAGTCACCCTGATCGACGCCGACCTGCGCCGCCCGTCGGTCGCCATGAACCTCGGTCTGGACACCGTCATCGGGCTCACCGATGCGTTGGTCGGCCACGCATCGATCAGCGACGTGGGGCAGCCGCACCCCGACGTGCCGGGCCTCAAGGTCGTCGTCGCCGGGTCCATCCCGCCCAACCCCAGCGAGCTGCTGGGCTCGCGGACCCTGCAGACGATGATCGCGGAGATCGCCAGGACCGGGTGGGTCATCCTGGACGCGCCGCCCTTGATCCCGGTCACCGACGCCGCCGTCCTCTCGGCACACTCCGACGGCTGCCTGGTCGTGGTCACGCACGGACGGACCAACGTCACCGAGCTCGAGCAGGCGGTGTCGCAGCTCAACGCGGTGTCGGCCAAGATCCTCGGCGTGGTGTTCAACCGCGGCCCCCGGGTGGCAGACGTGGGCGGCTACTACGCCCGCCCCGGGACGACCCTGCCGACCCCGAGGGTCCCGGCGGAGACCGTCCCCGAGGTGTCCCGGAGCGCCCGCGGTGGCGCCCGTCGCGCCCGCTGA
- a CDS encoding DUF2157 domain-containing protein: protein METTAQHPVSTDRYRWLRQEVDAWQTEGLLDAATAHAITARYVDAGDRRRRFSLGRLMLFLGGAFVGIGLIWLVAANLDQLPPLLRFGVVAAIWLALLAAAELSRASGAGRGALRLMATLAFGAVVFQAAQSLQVPAFSPALVGFWSAGALAHAYGFRALMPLVVGVITGVTWWIWWPLWESASAAGAVVGFGTAAVAAVSLAVVHDRGLTGFGQVWRSVGALLAMIGLFIAAVPYSTTDGFEWTGWLVVAAVLAAVAAGAALALGRGHARFEPLGAAAVLAIASLMVLWDTGTDTTRVEAADWAHAAVGVVAFVALAVALVAIGTLRDNPVLTAIAMVGLVVFTTFQSFAVFAAIVQGAWLFVVLGLVFLATGFGFDRARREIASNLEGVQS from the coding sequence ATGGAAACCACTGCGCAACACCCGGTGAGCACGGATCGCTACCGGTGGCTCCGCCAGGAGGTCGACGCCTGGCAGACCGAGGGGCTCCTCGACGCGGCGACTGCCCACGCCATCACTGCACGCTACGTCGACGCAGGTGATCGCCGACGTCGCTTCTCGCTGGGTCGCCTGATGCTCTTCCTCGGCGGTGCTTTCGTCGGGATCGGGCTGATCTGGCTGGTCGCCGCCAACCTCGACCAGCTCCCCCCGCTGCTGCGCTTCGGGGTCGTGGCGGCCATCTGGCTGGCGCTCCTGGCAGCCGCCGAGCTGTCGAGGGCCAGCGGTGCGGGTCGCGGTGCGCTGCGGCTGATGGCCACGCTCGCCTTCGGCGCAGTCGTCTTCCAGGCCGCCCAGTCGCTCCAGGTGCCTGCCTTCTCCCCGGCACTCGTTGGCTTCTGGTCGGCCGGGGCGCTCGCCCACGCCTACGGCTTCCGGGCCCTCATGCCCCTCGTGGTCGGGGTCATCACCGGCGTGACCTGGTGGATCTGGTGGCCGTTGTGGGAGAGCGCCAGCGCTGCCGGTGCGGTCGTGGGCTTCGGTACGGCGGCCGTCGCCGCCGTGTCCCTGGCGGTGGTCCACGACCGCGGACTGACCGGCTTCGGGCAGGTATGGCGCTCGGTCGGCGCGCTCCTGGCCATGATCGGCCTCTTCATCGCCGCCGTGCCCTACTCGACCACCGACGGCTTCGAGTGGACGGGCTGGCTGGTCGTGGCGGCCGTTCTCGCAGCCGTCGCGGCGGGGGCGGCGTTGGCGCTGGGCCGTGGCCACGCCCGGTTCGAGCCGCTCGGCGCGGCAGCGGTCCTGGCCATCGCGTCGCTGATGGTGCTGTGGGACACCGGGACCGACACCACCCGGGTCGAGGCCGCGGACTGGGCGCACGCGGCCGTCGGGGTCGTTGCCTTCGTCGCGCTCGCCGTCGCCCTGGTCGCCATCGGGACCCTGCGCGACAACCCGGTCCTCACGGCGATCGCCATGGTGGGGCTGGTCGTCTTCACCACGTTCCAGAGCTTCGCGGTCTTCGCAGCGATCGTCCAGGGGGCCTGGCTCTTCGTCGTGCTCGGGCTCGTCTTCCTCGCCACCGGCTTCGGCTTCGACCGAGCACGGCGCGAGATCGCCAGCAACCTCGAGGGAGTGCAGTCATGA
- a CDS encoding GDYXXLXY domain-containing protein has translation MKTIAKVAIVAAVQAVLVGAAVAPQLSARLTGDTYQLRVAPLDPIDPFRGAYVTLDYPDLRHDDSWSDGGGMGAMDDGESGRVFITLTEEGGVMVADEFLRDRPDEGPYLACDDSDWQIRCGIDSFFLPQDKAADMEAQLVDGAVAEVRIDGRGNAALIDVRDP, from the coding sequence ATGAAGACCATCGCCAAGGTCGCCATCGTTGCGGCCGTGCAGGCCGTGCTCGTGGGCGCCGCCGTGGCGCCACAGCTCTCGGCGCGGCTCACGGGCGACACCTATCAGCTGCGGGTCGCGCCGCTGGACCCGATCGATCCGTTCCGCGGTGCCTACGTGACCCTGGACTATCCAGACCTCCGGCACGACGACAGCTGGAGCGACGGCGGAGGCATGGGGGCCATGGACGACGGCGAGAGCGGTCGGGTGTTCATCACCCTGACCGAGGAGGGTGGCGTGATGGTCGCCGACGAGTTCCTGCGCGACCGGCCCGACGAAGGCCCCTATCTCGCCTGCGACGACTCGGACTGGCAGATCCGCTGCGGCATCGACAGCTTCTTCCTCCCCCAGGACAAGGCCGCGGACATGGAGGCGCAGCTGGTCGACGGCGCGGTCGCCGAGGTCCGGATCGACGGACGTGGCAACGCCGCGCTCATCGACGTACGCGATCCTTGA
- the groL gene encoding chaperonin GroEL (60 kDa chaperone family; promotes refolding of misfolded polypeptides especially under stressful conditions; forms two stacked rings of heptamers to form a barrel-shaped 14mer; ends can be capped by GroES; misfolded proteins enter the barrel where they are refolded when GroES binds): MPKLIAFNEEARRGLERGMNTLADAVKVTLGPKGRNVVLEKKWGAPTITNDGVSIAKEIELEDPYEKIGAELVKEVAKKTDDVAGDGTTTATVLAQAMVREGLRNVAAGANPMGLKRGIEAAVTALSDQLLSMAKEVETREQIAATATISAGGDTTVGDAIAEAMDKVGKEGVITVEESNTFGIDLELTEGMRFDKGYISAYFATDLERMEAVLEDPYILIANSKVSTVKDLLPLLEKVMQSGKPLLIIAEDVDGEALSTLVVNKIKGTFKSVAVKAPGFGDRRKAMLQDIAILTGGQVISEEVGLKLESAGIELLGQARKVVITKDETTIVEGAGDQGQIEGRVNQIRAEIEKSDSDYDREKLQERLAKLAGGVAVIKVGAATEVELKERKHRIEDAVRNAKAAVEEGIVAGGGVALVQAGTEAFGKLELEGDEATGANIVRVAIEAPLKQIAINAGLEGGVVAEKVRNLTAGHGLNAATGDYVDMIAEGIIDPAKVTRSALQNAASIAALFLTTEAVVADKPEKAPAMGGGDGGMGGMGGMDF; this comes from the coding sequence ATGCCTAAGCTGATTGCTTTCAATGAGGAGGCCCGCCGCGGTCTCGAGCGGGGTATGAACACCCTCGCCGACGCCGTCAAGGTCACGCTCGGCCCCAAGGGCCGCAACGTCGTGCTGGAGAAGAAGTGGGGCGCCCCCACGATCACCAACGACGGTGTCTCCATCGCCAAGGAGATCGAGCTCGAGGACCCCTACGAGAAGATCGGCGCCGAGCTGGTCAAGGAGGTCGCGAAGAAGACCGACGACGTCGCCGGTGACGGCACGACGACGGCCACCGTGCTCGCCCAGGCCATGGTTCGCGAAGGCCTGCGCAACGTCGCAGCCGGCGCCAACCCGATGGGTCTCAAGCGTGGCATCGAGGCGGCCGTGACGGCGCTCTCCGACCAGCTGCTCTCGATGGCCAAGGAGGTCGAGACGCGCGAGCAGATCGCGGCCACCGCCACCATCTCCGCCGGCGGCGACACCACCGTCGGTGACGCCATCGCCGAGGCGATGGACAAGGTCGGCAAGGAAGGCGTCATCACCGTCGAGGAGTCGAACACCTTCGGCATCGACCTCGAGCTGACCGAGGGCATGCGTTTCGACAAGGGCTACATCTCGGCCTACTTCGCCACCGACCTGGAGCGGATGGAAGCGGTCCTCGAGGACCCCTACATCCTGATCGCCAACTCCAAGGTCTCCACGGTCAAGGACCTCCTGCCGCTGCTGGAGAAGGTCATGCAGTCCGGCAAGCCGCTGCTGATCATCGCCGAGGACGTCGACGGCGAAGCGCTCTCGACCCTGGTCGTCAACAAGATCAAGGGCACCTTCAAGTCGGTCGCCGTCAAGGCTCCCGGCTTCGGTGACCGCCGCAAGGCCATGCTCCAGGACATCGCCATCCTCACCGGTGGCCAGGTCATCTCCGAGGAGGTCGGCCTCAAGCTCGAGTCGGCCGGCATCGAGCTCCTCGGCCAGGCCCGCAAGGTCGTCATCACCAAGGACGAGACCACCATCGTCGAGGGTGCCGGAGACCAGGGCCAGATCGAGGGCCGGGTCAACCAGATCCGCGCCGAGATCGAGAAGTCCGACTCCGACTACGACCGCGAGAAGCTGCAGGAGCGCCTGGCCAAGCTGGCCGGCGGCGTTGCGGTGATCAAGGTCGGCGCGGCCACCGAGGTCGAGCTGAAGGAGCGCAAGCACCGCATCGAGGACGCCGTTCGCAACGCGAAGGCTGCCGTCGAGGAGGGCATCGTCGCCGGTGGCGGCGTGGCGCTCGTCCAGGCCGGCACCGAGGCGTTCGGCAAGCTCGAGCTCGAGGGTGACGAGGCCACGGGCGCCAACATCGTGCGTGTCGCAATCGAGGCCCCGCTCAAGCAGATCGCGATCAACGCCGGCCTCGAGGGCGGCGTCGTGGCGGAGAAGGTCCGCAACCTGACGGCCGGTCACGGTCTCAACGCGGCGACGGGCGACTACGTCGACATGATCGCCGAAGGCATCATCGACCCCGCGAAGGTGACCCGCTCTGCCCTGCAGAACGCGGCCTCCATCGCGGCGCTGTTCCTCACCACCGAGGCCGTCGTGGCCGACAAGCCCGAGAAGGCTCCGGCCATGGGCGGCGGCGACGGCGGCATGGGCGGCATGGGCGGCATGGACTTCTGA